Sequence from the Fictibacillus arsenicus genome:
GCAGACAAAGAATCTGCTCATGAAGTGATTTCATCCATTTCATCTTTCATAAATCAAGAAAAGGATGTACCAGAAGCAGAAAATTTGGAAATGCTGGTAATGGAAAAGTTAAAACCGATTGAAAAACGGGTACTTGTTGAGAAACACCTTATAAGCCCAAATCTTGCTGAACAGGCAAAGTACGGGGCTGTGCTTATGAATGAGGATGAGTCAGTCAGCATCATGCTGAATGAGGAAGACCATATCCGCATTCAATGCTTAGCACCAGGTTTTCAACTCGAAGAAGTGCTTCATAAAGCAAATGTAATCGATGATTTTATTGAAAGAAATGCAGATTACGCATTCGATGAAAAGCGAGGATATTTAACGAGCTGTCCGACTAACGTGGGAACAGGACTCAGAGCCTCGGTCATGATGCATCTCCCCGCTTTGGTTCTGACAAAGAAGATGAGCCGCATTATTCCGGCGATTAATCAGCTTGGATTAGCCGTTAGAGGAATATATGGTGAAGGAACAGAAGCGCAGGGGAATATTTTTCAGATTTCAAATCAGATGACACTAGGCAAGTCAGAAGAGGATATAATGGAAGATCTAGCTGGTGTCGTCATGCAGGTTATACAGCAAGAACGTGCTGCAAGAAAACAGCTGCAGGATGGTTTGAAACTACAGCTTGAAGATAAGTTATATCGTTCATTGGGGACGTTGGAAAACAGCAGGATTATCCAATCGAAAGAAGCTGCCAAATGCTTATCAGATGTAAGGCTTGGCATCGACTTAGAAATCTTGCCTGGAATTTCGAAAACAATCTTAAATGAACTTATGATACTTACACAACCAGGTTTTCTTCAACAATATGCAGGTGAAGTTCTAACTCCAGACGAACGTGACATAAGAAGAGCCACTTTAATCAGAGAAAGAATAAAATTGGAAAACCGATAAGGAGCGTGAAGGGTATGATGTTTGGCCGTTTTACAGAGCGAGCTCAAAAAGTATTAGCGTTAGCACAAGAAGAAGCAATTCGATTAGGTCATAACAACGTGGGAACTGAGCATATTTTGTTAGGATTGATCAGGGAAGGCGAGGGTATTGCTGCAAAGGCTCTCCAAGTACTTGGTTTAGGACCTGAAAAGATTCAAAAAGAAGTGGAAACGTTAATCGGCCGTGGACAGGAAGCTGTTCAAACGATTCATTATACACCGCGTGCTAAAAAGGTGATTGAGCTTTCAATGGATGAAGCTCGTAAATTAGGACACTCATATGTTGGAACAGAACATATTTTATTAGGATTGATCCGTGAAGGTGAAGGCGTAGCAGCAAGAGTATTGAACAATCTTGGTGTAAGCCTGAACAAAGCGCGTCAGCAAGTGCTTCAATTGCTAGGGAGCAATGAATCTTCTTCCAGCCATAGAGGTTCATCTGCCAGCGCAAATACACCGACACTAGACAGCTTAGCTCGTGATCTGACATCAATTGCACGTGATGGTTCCCTTGATCCTGTTATAGGGCGTGCGAAAGAAATACAGCGTGTTATCGAAGTATTAAGCCGCCGTACGAAAAACAACCCTGTGCTGATTGGGGAGCCTGGTGTAGGTAAAACGGCGATTGCTGAAGGCTTAGCTCAGCAGATCATTAATAATGAGGTGCCAGAAACACTTCGCGATAAGCGAGTTATGACGCTTGATATGGGTACTGTTGTTGCAGGTACAAAATACAGAGGTGAATTCGAGGACCGTCTGAAAAAGGTAATGGATGAAATTCGCCAGGCTGGCAATATCATTCTATTCATTGACGAACTTCACACTTTGATTGGTGCAGGTGGTGCAGAAGGGGCGATCGATGCATCTAACATTTTAAAACCTGCCCTTGCCCGTGGTGAGCTTCAATGTATTGGTGCTACAACACTTGATGAATATAGAAAATATATTGAAAAAGACGCTGCGCTTGAACGCCGCTTCCAGCCGATCACGGTTAATGAGCCAACGAAGGATGAGAGCATCCAGATCCTTCAAGGTCTTCGTGACCGTTATGAAGCGCATCACCGTGTAACGATTACGGACGAAGCAATTGAAGCATCTGTTCAATTATCAGACCGCTATATTTCAGACCGATTCTTGCCGGATAAAGCGATCGACTTAATTGACGAAGCTGCATCAAAAGTACGTCTTCGTTCTTACACAGCTCCGCCAAACTTAAAAGAACTCGAGCAAAAGCTTGAAGAAGTACGCAAAGAAAAGGACGCAGCTGTTCAAAGCCAGGAGTTTGAAAAAGCAGCGTCTCTGCGTGATTCAGAACAGCGTCTTCGTGAAGAGCTTGAGAAGACGAAAGACGTTTGGAAAGAGAAACAAGGAAAAGAAAATACAGAAGTTACGCCTGAAGATATTGCGCAAGTTGTATCTTCGTGGACTGGAGTG
This genomic interval carries:
- a CDS encoding protein arginine kinase; the protein is MSLERFISDAISPWMKREGPESDIVLSSRVRLARNLQQFVFPIAADKESAHEVISSISSFINQEKDVPEAENLEMLVMEKLKPIEKRVLVEKHLISPNLAEQAKYGAVLMNEDESVSIMLNEEDHIRIQCLAPGFQLEEVLHKANVIDDFIERNADYAFDEKRGYLTSCPTNVGTGLRASVMMHLPALVLTKKMSRIIPAINQLGLAVRGIYGEGTEAQGNIFQISNQMTLGKSEEDIMEDLAGVVMQVIQQERAARKQLQDGLKLQLEDKLYRSLGTLENSRIIQSKEAAKCLSDVRLGIDLEILPGISKTILNELMILTQPGFLQQYAGEVLTPDERDIRRATLIRERIKLENR
- the clpC gene encoding ATP-dependent protease ATP-binding subunit ClpC, encoding MMFGRFTERAQKVLALAQEEAIRLGHNNVGTEHILLGLIREGEGIAAKALQVLGLGPEKIQKEVETLIGRGQEAVQTIHYTPRAKKVIELSMDEARKLGHSYVGTEHILLGLIREGEGVAARVLNNLGVSLNKARQQVLQLLGSNESSSSHRGSSASANTPTLDSLARDLTSIARDGSLDPVIGRAKEIQRVIEVLSRRTKNNPVLIGEPGVGKTAIAEGLAQQIINNEVPETLRDKRVMTLDMGTVVAGTKYRGEFEDRLKKVMDEIRQAGNIILFIDELHTLIGAGGAEGAIDASNILKPALARGELQCIGATTLDEYRKYIEKDAALERRFQPITVNEPTKDESIQILQGLRDRYEAHHRVTITDEAIEASVQLSDRYISDRFLPDKAIDLIDEAASKVRLRSYTAPPNLKELEQKLEEVRKEKDAAVQSQEFEKAASLRDSEQRLREELEKTKDVWKEKQGKENTEVTPEDIAQVVSSWTGVPVSKLAQEETERLLKMEEILHDRVIGQSEAVTAISKAIRRARAGLKDPKRPIGSFIFLGPTGVGKTELARAVAETLFGDEDAIIRIDMSEYMEKHTTSRLVGSPPGYVGHEEGGQLTEKVRRKPYSVILLDEIEKAHPEVFNILLQVLEDGRLTDSKGRTVDFRNTVVIMTSNVGASTLKRNRSLGFAVHNEGQKYNDMKTKVMDELKRAFRPEFLNRIDEIIVFHSLEKEHLLRIVGLMADSLKKRLSDQGIEIELSQAALEKITEEGYDPDYGARPLRRALQRKIEDRLSEELLKGNINKGQTVKIDVEENDFVVETV